DNA from Salinispora arenicola:
GGACGTCATCGGCCGCGCCGACCCGCTTGCCCTGCCGGCCTGCCGAGCGGCGGTCGCCCCGCCCCGGGTCGGCGCGGCGGCGTTGGGTCGGGCCGCCGAGCTGATGGCCGGGGCGCGCCGCCCGCTGCTGATCGCCGGCCCGCAGCTTGACCATCCGCGCGGCCGGGACGCTCTGCGTGCGTTCGCCGAACGGCACACGGTACCGGTGGTCACCGCGAACAAGTGCCAGCACCTGCTGCCCAACCGCCACCCGCACTACGCCGGGCACCTGCACAACGCCACGCCCATGGCGCAGGCCGAGGCCTTCGGTGCCGCCGACGTCATCCTGGCCGTCGGCACCGCTTTGGACGGCACCACCACGCTGCGGCGGCGGCTGCCTGCGCGGGGACAGACCCTGATCCATGTCCACCCCGATCCGGCCTGGCTGGACACCTACCATCCGGTCACGCTCGGCGCCGTCGGCGATCCCGCCATGTTCCTGACCGACCTGACCGGAGCGCCAGCCGTACTGGACAGCCGGGCCGAGTGGATCGCCCGGCTGCACCGAATCGAGGCCGACAAGGCGGTCTGGCGACCCGTCACGGCCCCGGACGGTGTGGTGTTCGGCGAGGTCGCCGCGGCACTCGACGAGTTGACCGGTGGGCATCTCACGCTGGTGGTCGACTCCGGCACCTTTACCAGCTGGCTCTACCGGTATGTCCGCTTTGGCGAACGCGGCCGCCTGCTCGGCGTCGCGTCCAGCGCGATGGGCTTTGCTGTTGGCGCCGGTGTCGCGGCCGCACTGCGGGATGCGGCCGTACCGACCGTCGCGGTGGTCGGCGACGGCGGACTGGTGATGAACCTCGGTGAGCTGACAACCGCGGTGCAGCGACAGGTGCCGGTCACCTACGTAGTCGCGGACAACCGCAGCTATGCCACCATCCGCCTCCATCAGGAACGTGACCATCCGGGCCGGCCGATCGGTACCGAGCTGGCCAACCCGGACTTCGCCCGGCTGGCCGAGGCGTTCGGTGCGCTCGCATTCACCGTGCAGCACCCGGACGAGGTGCGCCCGTGCCTGGCGAAGGCCCTCGCGCATCCCGGTCCCGCGCTGGTGTGGGTGCGGACCAGCCTCGAATTCATCACCGCGTACCGCCGCCTGTCGACGGTGTCGGAAGCACGCCATGCCGGGGGAGGGGCGTCGTGAAGTACCACGAGTCGATCGTGGACCTGATCGGTGACACGCCGCTGGTCCGACTCAACCGGATCACCGCTGGCCTGGCACCGCTGGTGCTCGCAAAGTTGGAGTCGCTTAACCCCGGCGGCTCCGCAAAGGACCGGATCGCGCTGCGCATGGTGGCCGAGGCCGAGGCCGCCGGCCAGCTGCGTCCGGGCGGGGTGATCGTCGAGCCGACGTCCGGCAACACCGGTGTGGGGCTGGCGCTGGTGGCGCAGGCCCGCGGCTATCGGTGCGTGTTCACCTGCCCCGACAAGGTGGCCGAGGAGAAGCGGGCATTGCTGCGCGGCTACGGCGCCGAGGTAGTTGTGTGCCCGTCCACCGTGCCGCCGGAGCATCCGGACTCCTACCGCAGCGTCGCCGCTCGGCTGGCCACGGAAATCCCCGGCGGCTACTCGCCCAATCAGTACGCAAACCAGGCCAATCCGGACTCCCACTATTACGGCACCGGACCGGAGATCTGGGCGCAGACCGACGGACGGATTACTCACCTGGTGGCCGGGATCGGCACCGGTGGCACGATCAGCGGTATCGGCCAGTACCTCAAGGAGGTCTCCGGCGGTCGGGTACGCATCATCGGGGCGGACCCGGAGGGGTCGGTCTACAGCGGTACGAGGGCCCGGCCGTACCTGGTTGAGGGAGTGGGCCAGCCGTCGCTACCCGGGTCGTACGACCCGTCGGTACCTGACGGGGTGTTGGCGGTCAGCGATCGCGAGTCTGTGCTGTACGCCCGACGGTTGGCGCGTGAAGAGGGGATCCTGGCTGGCGGTTCGAGCGGCATGGCCGTTGCCGCCGCCGTACGGTTGGCCAGACGTTGCCAGCCGCAGGACGTGATTGTGGTCGTCGTGCCCGACACCGGACGCGGCTACCTGTCGAAGGTCTTCGACGAGGGGTGGGTGCGCCGGCACGGCTTTATCGCCGACCCCACCTCGGCGCGCTGTCTCGGCGCCGCGCTCGACACGGTGACCGACCGGGCGGCGGCCGTTGTCGTGCATCCGCAGGAAACGGTCGCCGGCGCGCTGAAGGTGATGGCCGACACCCGCCTGCGCCACCTCCCGGTGACGGCGGCGGAGCCGCCGATCCGGCTCGCCGAGGTGTCGGGCACCGTGTCCGAGTCCAGCCTCGCCCACCTGCTCGCCACCGGTGCGGTGGCGGTGCACGACGCCATCGGCCCGATCGTCGATCCGCCCCTGCCGCAGGCCGGCGCCGGCGAGGCGCTGGACGACGTGCTCGGGCGGCTTCGCGCCGCCGGTGCGCTACTGGTCCTCGACGGCGGCCTGCTCCGCGGCGTCGTGACCGCCCGTGAGGTGGCAGCGCTGCTGCGCCGCACCCAGACGGAGGACGACCGACCATGACCACTGTGCTGAGCTACGAAGACCACCGGTCGGAACTTCGTGGCTGGCTGGTCTACGACAGGGTCGAGCGGCCGTTGGCAGCAGGCGGCTGCCGCGTGCAGCCTGGGCTCGACGTCACCGAACTGGGTCGGCTCGCGGAACGGATGACGTTGAAACAGCGGGTCTTGGGGCTCAACGTCGATGGCGCGAAGTGCGGCCTGGACCACGACCCGCGCAGTCCCGACAAGGACGCCGCGTTGCGTGGCTTCATCGGCTTTCTCCGTGACGAGCTGGGCTCGCGGTTCAGTATGGGTCCCGACATGGGCACCGAGTGGGCGGAGCTGCAACAGCATGCCCGCACCGTCGGCATCCCCTCGGTCAAGTACGCGATCGCCACCGCACAGGGGCTGACCAACGAGGAGTTCTTCACCCGGATGGCGCGGTTGGACGAGATGGTCGGGCCGTTGGCGGTCAGCCAGCGCCGCGCCGGACATGCGGTCGCGCACGCCGTCATCGGGGCGGCACGGGTGATCGACGTGTCGGGCCCGCTGCGCTGTGCAGTGCAAGGCTTCGGCAACCTGGGCCGGGCGACGGCGCTGACGCTGCACGAGGCCGGGGCACGTGTCATCGCGGTAGCCGACGAGTTCGGAACGGTCACCGACTCCGCCGGCCTGGACGTCGTCCGCATGCTGGCCGACCCGACCGGTACGCCGGTGCCCCAGCTCGGCGTGGCTGGCCGGCCGGAGGACATCTTCGCCGTCCCAGCCGACGTGCTGGTGCTGGCCGCCTGCGCCGACGCCATGTCGATGGCGCAGGCGATGCGGTGCCAGTTCCCCGCAGTGGTCGTGGGGGCGAACTGCGGCCTGTCCGCCGAGGCCGAGCAGGCCCTGTACCACTGCGGTGTGTTCGTGGTGCCGGACTTCATCGGTGGCATCGGGGGGTCGGCGTCCATGGAGGCGTTGTTCGGCCCGCAACAGGTACCGAGTGGTCAGGGGGTCCTGAATGCGCTGGCCGGCATCATGCGCGAGCTGATCGGGCAAATCGCCTACACCGCGCGCCGCGACGGCCTCACCCCGCGGAAGGCGGCGCTGGACCTGGCCGCCGCGGCCCGCATCGACATCGCAGCCCTGCCGTACGGCGGCTGTCCGTACCTGAGCGAAGCCAAGCTCTGACGAAGGCGAGGTAGAGCTGTGTCCGAGACCCAAGCCGGCAGCTGCCGGCACGAACGAGGCCACATCACCGACTCCCGGTTTTACGGCAACCGCTACGCCACTCCGGCGTCTCGGCGGATCTTCTGCGACATCTGTCGGCACCAGCGGTGGCTCGACATCGAGGCGGCCCTGGCGCTGGCCGAAGCGGAGGTCGACCTGATACCCCGGCGAGTGGCGGACCAGATCGCCACCTCGGCGGTGCTGTCCAACATCGACTTAGACGAGGTGCAGGCGCAGATCGAGAGCTCGGGGCACTCCCTGGTCGGGCTGCTGCGGGCCTTCGAGACCGCCTGCGGGCCGGAGGCGGGTCAGTTCATCCACTACGGCGCGACCACCCAGGACATTCAGGACACCGGCCAGACGTTGGAGATGCGTGACGTGCTCGACGAGGTCAAGCCGGCGCTCGACCGGCTGCTTACGCGCTTGGCAGCGCTCAGCGAGCGGCACGCCGGCACGGTCGCCCTCGGTCGCACCCACGCCCAGCCGGCGCTGCCGATGGGTTTCGGGCTGAAGCTGTCGAGCTGGCTGGACGAGCTGCTGCGGCACCGCGAGCGGCTGAATCAGATGCGGGCGCGGGTCCTCGTGGTGCAGCTGTTCGGCGGCTCGGGCACCATGGCCGCGTTCGGTGACCGCGGCCCGCAACTGCTTGAACGGGTGGCGGCCCGACTCGGGCTGCGCGTGCCGGCGGTCGGCTGGCACGTGGCTCGTGACCGGGTTGCCGAGTTCGTGACCGGGCTGGCCATGCTGACTGGCACGCTCGGGCGGATCGCCGACGAAGTCCGGACGCTGTCGCGGCCGGAGTTCAACGAGGTGCGGGAGGCGTGGTGGCACGGCAAGGTGGGCAGCAGCACGATGCCGCACAAGCGCAATCCGGAACGCTGCGAGCAGGTCGTGGTGATGGCCCGGCTGGCAGCCGCCCAGTCCGGTCTCGCACTGGCGGCCATGATCGGTGACCACGAACGCGACTCCCGCTCGTTGCGGCTGGAGTGGGCGTGCGTGCCCGACGTCTCCCACTACTGTCTCGCCGCGTTGGGGATTGTCGTGGAGAGCGTCGAAGGCCTGACCATCAACACCGACCGCTTGGAGCGCAACGTTGTCGCGGTGGCCGACCAGGTTATGTCGGAGCGGCTAATGCTGGTGCTGGGCCGCCAGTTCGGCAAGCAGCATGCGCACGAACTCACATATCAGATTACCCAGGAGGCGTTCCAGCAGGGTCGGCGGGTGCGCGACCTGCTCGCCGAACGCCCCGACCTGATTAGCGCCATGGCACCGACCACGATCGAGGAAATATTCGACCCGGGGTCGTACCTTGGCGCGTCCGCTGAGCTGACCATGCGGACGGTCGCCGAGGCGCGTAAGCGGTTGGGAGCGCAGCGCACGGGCTCGCCGGCGTGACGCGCTTTAGCCCCGCCCAGCGATCGCACCGCCGTTGACCTGCAGGATCTGGCCGGTGACGAAGCCGGCCGGCGCACTGGCCAGGAAGCTGACGGCGGCGGCGACCTCGCGTACCTCGCCGCCGCGACGCATCGGCGACTGCTGTACGCGGCTAGCGTGGAATCCCGGCGACATCCGGTCGCCGTAGAACTCGGTCTCCGGGATGTAGCCGGGCGCGACGACGTTGACGGTGACGCCTTCCGCAGCGAGCAGGTTGGCCAGTTCGATCGACCACGGATGCAGGGCCGCCTTGGCCCCGCCGTATGTGGCGGGGCCGCGGAAGGCCGCGATCGACGTGACGGTGACGATCCGACCGCCGGGCCGCCGCAGCGCCGGCAGCAGCGCGTGGGTCAGCAGCACCGCCGGCAGCACGTTGGCGTCGATGTTCGCCCGCCAGTGCTCACCGACCTCGATCAGGTCCTGCGGTGGGGCGGGGGCGACGTTGCCGCCGGCGTTGTTGACCAGCACGTCGACGATGGCGCCGCCGTCGGTGATGTCCGCTGCGGCGGCGCGGACCTGCTCGACCTGGGCGAGGTCGGCCGGCACCGTCCTTACCCGGACTGCCCCGATATCGGCGTTGATCTGCGCTGCGGCCGCCCGCAACGGCTCGGGCCGGCGGCCGAGGATGACGACGTCAGCACCGTCGGCGGCCAGCTCCGCTGCCACCGCCCGGCCGATCCCGGTTCCGCCTCCCGACACCACCGCTAACCGAGCCATCCGCTCCTCCCAGGGTCTGTCCGACGCGTGGGTGTGTCGATCGTAGCGGCCCGGGCAGCTCCGTCGATGTCCCGTGACCCGGTGGAGAAGATGCGATGCCGGGCGAGGAACCGGCCGCCGGGTCGCGACGGCCTGGGTCCGTTCGTGCGGTGTCGTTGGCTCCGGCGGCGGCGCCGCAGTGTGTGCCGCCGGGGTGCCGATGGTCAGTCGCCCTTGCTGAACACCGGCGGGGCGGCCTGCTGGAACAGCAGCGGATCGTGGTCGAGGATCGCTTTCTCGTACCGCCGGAGCACGGGCGAGGTCTCCATGCCCAGCTCGTCGGCGAGGTGGCGGCGGAGGTGGCGGTACACCTCGAGTGCCTCGGCCTGGCGCCCGGAGCGGTAGAGCGCGACCATGAGCAGGCTGCACAACTGCTCGCTGGTGGGGCTTTCGGCCATCAGTCCCATCAGCTCGGGGATAATCCGTGCCTGGTTGCCATTTCGCAGCTCCCGGTCATAGAGCAGTTCGAGGGCGGTGGTGCGGATTTGCTGGTAGCGGGCAGCCGCTGCCTGGCAGATCGCACCACCGGTCAGACCGCCGAAGATCGGGCCGCGCCACAGTTCCAGTGCGCTGCGCAAGTCGCGGATGTCGCGTCTTAGGTCCGTACACGGCCGGTCCTGGATGACGTTTACTGTGCGTTCGAACGACAACACGTCCACCTCGGACCAGGAAACCATCATCCGGTAGCTGGACACGGTGG
Protein-coding regions in this window:
- a CDS encoding thiamine pyrophosphate-dependent enzyme, which codes for MTDGAPAPVPAGATVVASLREYDVDRVFCVAGESYLPILDALHDEPRVDVVTCRHEGSAGFMALADAKLAGRVGVAMVSRGPGAANAAIAVHAAREDGAPLLLVVGGVPRRNTDRDPFQGVDCGRLFGGVAKAVWTLHDPADTAEFVARAVRTAESGTPGPVVLTVPEDVIGRADPLALPACRAAVAPPRVGAAALGRAAELMAGARRPLLIAGPQLDHPRGRDALRAFAERHTVPVVTANKCQHLLPNRHPHYAGHLHNATPMAQAEAFGAADVILAVGTALDGTTTLRRRLPARGQTLIHVHPDPAWLDTYHPVTLGAVGDPAMFLTDLTGAPAVLDSRAEWIARLHRIEADKAVWRPVTAPDGVVFGEVAAALDELTGGHLTLVVDSGTFTSWLYRYVRFGERGRLLGVASSAMGFAVGAGVAAALRDAAVPTVAVVGDGGLVMNLGELTTAVQRQVPVTYVVADNRSYATIRLHQERDHPGRPIGTELANPDFARLAEAFGALAFTVQHPDEVRPCLAKALAHPGPALVWVRTSLEFITAYRRLSTVSEARHAGGGAS
- a CDS encoding pyridoxal-phosphate dependent enzyme: MKYHESIVDLIGDTPLVRLNRITAGLAPLVLAKLESLNPGGSAKDRIALRMVAEAEAAGQLRPGGVIVEPTSGNTGVGLALVAQARGYRCVFTCPDKVAEEKRALLRGYGAEVVVCPSTVPPEHPDSYRSVAARLATEIPGGYSPNQYANQANPDSHYYGTGPEIWAQTDGRITHLVAGIGTGGTISGIGQYLKEVSGGRVRIIGADPEGSVYSGTRARPYLVEGVGQPSLPGSYDPSVPDGVLAVSDRESVLYARRLAREEGILAGGSSGMAVAAAVRLARRCQPQDVIVVVVPDTGRGYLSKVFDEGWVRRHGFIADPTSARCLGAALDTVTDRAAAVVVHPQETVAGALKVMADTRLRHLPVTAAEPPIRLAEVSGTVSESSLAHLLATGAVAVHDAIGPIVDPPLPQAGAGEALDDVLGRLRAAGALLVLDGGLLRGVVTAREVAALLRRTQTEDDRP
- a CDS encoding Glu/Leu/Phe/Val dehydrogenase dimerization domain-containing protein, translated to MTTVLSYEDHRSELRGWLVYDRVERPLAAGGCRVQPGLDVTELGRLAERMTLKQRVLGLNVDGAKCGLDHDPRSPDKDAALRGFIGFLRDELGSRFSMGPDMGTEWAELQQHARTVGIPSVKYAIATAQGLTNEEFFTRMARLDEMVGPLAVSQRRAGHAVAHAVIGAARVIDVSGPLRCAVQGFGNLGRATALTLHEAGARVIAVADEFGTVTDSAGLDVVRMLADPTGTPVPQLGVAGRPEDIFAVPADVLVLAACADAMSMAQAMRCQFPAVVVGANCGLSAEAEQALYHCGVFVVPDFIGGIGGSASMEALFGPQQVPSGQGVLNALAGIMRELIGQIAYTARRDGLTPRKAALDLAAAARIDIAALPYGGCPYLSEAKL
- a CDS encoding class-II fumarase/aspartase family protein; translated protein: MSETQAGSCRHERGHITDSRFYGNRYATPASRRIFCDICRHQRWLDIEAALALAEAEVDLIPRRVADQIATSAVLSNIDLDEVQAQIESSGHSLVGLLRAFETACGPEAGQFIHYGATTQDIQDTGQTLEMRDVLDEVKPALDRLLTRLAALSERHAGTVALGRTHAQPALPMGFGLKLSSWLDELLRHRERLNQMRARVLVVQLFGGSGTMAAFGDRGPQLLERVAARLGLRVPAVGWHVARDRVAEFVTGLAMLTGTLGRIADEVRTLSRPEFNEVREAWWHGKVGSSTMPHKRNPERCEQVVVMARLAAAQSGLALAAMIGDHERDSRSLRLEWACVPDVSHYCLAALGIVVESVEGLTINTDRLERNVVAVADQVMSERLMLVLGRQFGKQHAHELTYQITQEAFQQGRRVRDLLAERPDLISAMAPTTIEEIFDPGSYLGASAELTMRTVAEARKRLGAQRTGSPA
- a CDS encoding SDR family NAD(P)-dependent oxidoreductase codes for the protein MARLAVVSGGGTGIGRAVAAELAADGADVVILGRRPEPLRAAAAQINADIGAVRVRTVPADLAQVEQVRAAAADITDGGAIVDVLVNNAGGNVAPAPPQDLIEVGEHWRANIDANVLPAVLLTHALLPALRRPGGRIVTVTSIAAFRGPATYGGAKAALHPWSIELANLLAAEGVTVNVVAPGYIPETEFYGDRMSPGFHASRVQQSPMRRGGEVREVAAAVSFLASAPAGFVTGQILQVNGGAIAGRG
- a CDS encoding AfsR/SARP family transcriptional regulator, translating into MTSFLVLGTIEARTRTTVQRITGVMKQTLLAALIAANNRPVTIEALSEELWGPTPPAKMENALQAQVSRIRRLLNRLEPERPESRLITTVSSYRMMVSWSEVDVLSFERTVNVIQDRPCTDLRRDIRDLRSALELWRGPIFGGLTGGAICQAAAARYQQIRTTALELLYDRELRNGNQARIIPELMGLMAESPTSEQLCSLLMVALYRSGRQAEALEVYRHLRRHLADELGMETSPVLRRYEKAILDHDPLLFQQAAPPVFSKGD